One Patescibacteria group bacterium genomic window, GGAACGCACACAGGATTTTGACCCGGTCATCCAGCGGGTACACCAGCCCACCCGGATCATCCACGCCAAGCGGGACATGGTTGGCCATCCCTCTGGGGCGCAGCATATTTTTGACCTGCTCCCAGCCAAGCAGAAGGAGCTCATTTGGCTGCACAAGTCTGGCCACGAAGTACTGCTGGATGCGGAAGTCCCAACGGTTTTGGAGCATATCCTCAGTTTTCCACCCCTGCAGGCAGCCGCCAGAGCCCTTGACGGGACAAGGTAAGCCTGGTAGCATTCTGTGTACATTCCTATGGATACCTTCGCAGTCATCGCAACCGGCGGTAAGCAATACCTCGTCAAAGAGGGGGACGTCCTTCAGGTGGAAAAACTGGAAGGCGAAGCAAAGGCCAAACTGACGTTTGACCAGGTGCTTCTGGTTGCCAAAGGCAAAACCCCAACCGTGGGTAAGCCTTTTATTGCCGGAGCAAAGGTGGAAGCAGAACTCA contains:
- the rplU gene encoding 50S ribosomal protein L21 — translated: MDTFAVIATGGKQYLVKEGDVLQVEKLEGEAKAKLTFDQVLLVAKGKTPTVGKPFIAGAKVEAELMNQMQGKKIYVETYKAKTRKHRKIGHRQQLTKVKITKITG